A single genomic interval of Shewanella psychropiezotolerans harbors:
- a CDS encoding HvfC/BufC family peptide modification chaperone produces MHNPPEKLCRDTQRLTQAIRHQSMTTNKANVILYREFIIDNISDVISNTFPLFSFSLGVNDKEKLVLEFLYHHPSTEPEFHNIATEFVRFIQGYNAISPILLSLIEFEWVIYSTEINPLTIKHSEVMPELNDFNVQEVYIYLNQTLQCIEVPFSIDQAMVGFCHLRPDRLSYGIFRNIKHQVLWQELTLIDRFIIGYLNQVMPVSYSEIKEYIDKNLKHFDLNMWLTQSHKTNLINMSYKEEFHD; encoded by the coding sequence ATGCACAATCCGCCTGAGAAGCTATGCAGAGATACGCAACGACTGACTCAAGCTATTCGTCACCAAAGTATGACGACTAATAAGGCTAATGTTATCCTTTACCGAGAATTTATTATTGACAACATAAGTGATGTTATCAGCAATACGTTCCCATTATTTAGCTTTTCATTAGGAGTAAACGATAAAGAAAAGTTAGTCTTAGAGTTTTTATATCATCATCCTTCAACAGAGCCTGAATTTCATAATATAGCCACAGAGTTTGTTCGCTTTATACAAGGTTATAATGCAATAAGCCCTATACTATTATCTCTAATTGAATTTGAGTGGGTTATATATAGCACAGAAATAAACCCATTAACAATTAAGCACTCAGAGGTAATGCCTGAGTTAAACGATTTCAATGTTCAGGAAGTTTATATCTACCTGAATCAAACGCTTCAGTGTATTGAAGTTCCATTTTCAATAGACCAGGCAATGGTAGGGTTTTGCCATCTTAGGCCTGACCGATTGTCATATGGGATTTTTAGAAATATAAAACATCAGGTTTTATGGCAAGAGCTAACTCTTATTGATAGATTTATAATTGGTTATCTAAATCAAGTTATGCCTGTTAGTTACTCTGAGATTAAAGAATATATAGATAAAAACCTAAAGCATTTCGATTTAAACATGTGGTTAACTCAGTCCCATAAAACAAACTTAATTAACATGTCATACAAAGAGGAATTCCATGATTAA
- a CDS encoding DUF692 domain-containing protein, with amino-acid sequence MRSITAANKGIGLRNEHIQSLCNQAKIPQLDFLELAPENWMNMGGLKRESLDCIAERYPLIAHGLSLSIGDAQPLNIDFIKKVGDFLDYYDIDIYSEHLSFSRDTTGYLYELLPIPRHRANIDYLADRIKQVQDIIKRPLVLENISYYYQYADEMAEAEFISELVDKSDCELLLDINNVYVNSKNHHYNALDFITSLPSKAIRYYHIAGHLKQDDGFLLDTHGKPVNHEVTILAQQVIKYHGLRPLLLERDHHVPELAKLCTELELLHDSVAGEKQVEEDWYAQSA; translated from the coding sequence ATGCGGTCAATAACAGCTGCAAATAAAGGGATTGGTCTGCGTAACGAACATATCCAATCGCTATGTAACCAAGCTAAAATTCCACAGTTAGATTTCCTGGAACTCGCACCGGAAAACTGGATGAATATGGGAGGGTTAAAACGTGAAAGTCTCGACTGTATTGCCGAGCGCTATCCTCTTATTGCTCATGGACTCAGCCTGTCAATCGGTGATGCCCAACCTCTTAATATTGATTTCATCAAAAAAGTCGGTGACTTCTTAGATTACTACGATATTGATATTTACAGTGAGCATTTGAGTTTTTCTCGAGATACAACCGGTTACCTCTATGAATTGCTGCCCATCCCCCGCCACCGAGCCAATATTGACTACTTAGCGGATCGTATTAAGCAGGTTCAGGATATTATTAAGCGTCCATTAGTATTGGAAAATATATCTTACTATTACCAATATGCTGATGAGATGGCAGAAGCAGAGTTTATATCTGAACTCGTTGATAAGAGTGACTGCGAGCTACTACTGGATATAAATAATGTCTATGTTAATAGCAAAAACCATCATTATAACGCCTTAGACTTTATTACCTCGCTGCCTAGTAAGGCTATTCGCTATTACCATATTGCTGGACATTTAAAACAAGATGACGGCTTTCTTCTGGATACTCATGGCAAGCCTGTTAATCATGAAGTTACCATATTAGCTCAACAGGTCATTAAATATCATGGTCTACGGCCTTTACTGTTAGAGCGAGATCACCATGTTCCAGAGCTAGCAAAGCTTTGTACTGAACTGGAGCTATTACATGATTCGGTAGCAGGAGAGAAGCAAGTCGAGGAGGACTGGTATGCACAATCCGCCTGA